A region from the Rosa rugosa chromosome 6, drRosRugo1.1, whole genome shotgun sequence genome encodes:
- the LOC133714714 gene encoding O-fucosyltransferase 20-like, producing MAKSKSNKNKVSYISVPSQIINSLSASSLQSLLTSPKKSCSRSKARYLSLLTKYRSPSFWVFFLFLFGILGMLKLGFNLNTLIPYSPYPCATSQFHALVSSNGYLKSHMSIASNENGQKAEVFDSFSHSLPLILKEKEEEPKSEPNSDKAISDFWKQPDGLGYRPCLDFTRDYQKASVVTVKDRTKYLMVVVAGGLNQQRNQIVDAVVIARILGAALVVPILQVNVIWGDESEFSDIFDMEHFKKVLANDVRIVSSLPSTHIMTRPVEEKRTPLHVSPSWIRSRYLKRIKREGVLLLRGLDSRLSKDLPSDLQKLRCKVAFHALRFAPPILGIGNKLAERMRSKGPYLALHLRMEKDVWVRTGCLPGLSHEYDEIVNSERIQRPELLTARSNMTYHERKLAGLCPLNAVEVTRLLKALGAPKDARIYWAGGEPLGGREALLPLTREFSHFYNKEDLALPGELEPFAKRASVMAAIDYIVSENSDVFMPSHGGNMGHALQGQRAYAGHKKYITPDKRHMLPYFLDSSLPEVEFNRIIKELHSDSLGQPDIRISKVGRDVTKYPIPECMCSDSHAHPHL from the exons ATGGCCAAGTCAAAAAGCAACAAGAACAAGGTCTCTTACATTTCAGTCCCTTCTCAGATAATCAATTCTTTGTCTGCATCTTCTCTTCAATCCCTCCTTACCTCACCCAAGAAATCATGTTCAAGGAGCAAAGCAAGGTACTTGAGCTTGCTGACCAAGTACAGGAGCccaagtttctgggttttcttcctcttcctctttggAATTCTTGGTATGCTCAAGTTGGGATTTAATTTAAACACTCTGATCCCTTATTCTCCTTACCCATGCGCCACAAGCCAGTTCCACGCCTTGGTCTCCTCAAATGGGTATTTGAAATCACACATGAGTATTGCCTCAAACGAAAATGGTCAGAAAGCTGAGGTCTTTGACAGTTTCAGCCATTCGCTTCCCTTGATTCtaaaggagaaggaggaggagccCAAATCAGAACCAAACAGTGACAAGGCAATAAGTGACTTCTGGAAGCAACCAGATGGTTTGGGGTATAGGCCATGCTTGGATTTCACCCGGGACTATCAGAAGGCGAGTGTAGTGACAGTGAAGGACAGGACTAAATACCTGATGGTTGTGGTTGCCGGAGGGCTAAACCAGCAAAGGAACCAGATTGTTGATGCCGTGGTTATTGCTAGGATTCTTGGGGCAGCTTTGGTCGTTCCCATTTTGCAAGTCAATGTCATCTGGGGAGATGAAAG tgaattttctgatatatttGATATGGAGCACTTCAAGAAAGTTCTTGCTAATGATGTCCGTATAGTTTCTTCACTGCCATCAACACATATAATGACAAGGCCAGTGGAGGAGAAACGGACTCCTCTTCATGTTTCTCCTAGTTGGATCCGGTCACGCTATCTCAAGCGG ATTAAAAGAGAAGGAGTTTTGCTTCTTAGAGGCTTGGATTCAAGGCTTTCTAAGGATCTTCCTTCTGATCTTCAGAAGCTTCGTTGCAAG GTTGCTTTTCATGCATTGAGGTTTGCTCCTCCAATTTTGGGAATTGGTAACAAGCTTGCGGAGAGGATGCGTAGCAAGGGACCCTACCTTGCCCTTCATCTAAGAATGGAGAAGGATGTATGGGTGAGGACTGGTTGCCTTCCTGGTCTGAGTCATGAATACGATGAGATAGTAAACAGCGAAAGGATACAACGGCCTGAGCTCCTAACTGCAAGATCAAACATGACTTACCATGAAAGAAAACTTGCTGGTCTCTGCCCCTTGAACGCCGTGGAAGTGACTAG GTTGCTAAAAGCTCTAGGAGCTCCTAAAGATGCAAGAATATATTGGGCTGGAGGGGAGCCATTGGGTGGAAGAGAAGCCTTGCTACCATTAACCCGGGAGTTTTCCCATTTTTACAATAAGGAAGATCTTGCATTGCCTGGTGAGCTAGAACCTTTTGCAAAAAGAGCTTCTGTCATGGCTGCCATTGATTACATAGTTTCTGAGAACAGTGATGTCTTCATGCCATCTCATGGAGGAAATATGGGCCATGCACTCCAG GGACAACGTGCCTATGCTGGTCACAAGAAGTATATAACACCAGACAAAAGGCATATGCTTCCTTATTTTCTGGACTCTTCGCTCCCTGAAGTAGAGTTTAATAGGATCATAAAGGAGTTGCACAGTGATTCCTTAGGGCAGCCAGACATTCGGATTAGTAAAGTTGGAAGAGATGTTACAAAGTATCCCATCCCGGAGTGTATGTGCAGTGATTCTCATGCTCATCCCCACTTGTGA